GATAGTTTGGGTAAGTCATTCAACTTAATGGCAGAAGAAATCCAAAACAAAGTAACAACAATTACGCGATTGAACGAAGAGATCAATCAAGAATTACAAATCGGAAAAGAAGTACAGGAATTGTTTTTGCCTTCTGTGAAAAAATATAAAAAATTTAATATTGGAAAACTCTATCGCCCCATGCGGGAAGTTTCCGGCGATTTATATCAATATTTTCAGTTTCCCGAAAAAGATTATTACGGATTCTTTTTAGCTGATGCTTCGGGCCACGGTGTTTCTGCTGCTCTTGTAACGGTCGTTATGGCAATGTCCTTACAAGCTATTATGAAAGAAAATCATTCAGCGATACAAGCAATCAACCAACTAGGCGAAGTCATTGCCAATCGCCTCCAAGCATCCTTTTTTGCTACAGGTGTTTTTGTAGTTTTTGAAGAACCAGGTGTTGTTAAATTTGTAAATGCAGGCCACAACGCACCCTTTATCATTCGTCCTTCCACAAAGGAAATTACCTATGTAGATAGTTCAGGCCCACCACTCGGTATGGGTGATGACATCCAATACTCTTTAGAATCATTTCCTGTTCTTCCTGGTGATAAAATCATTCTTTATACGGATGGTGTAGTGGAAACTCCCATCAAAGAAGGGGGACTTTTTGGACTCGAACGTTTCACCGAAGTAGTTCTTGAAAACATTCATTTATCCAATGCAGAAATTGTGGAAAAGGCAATGGCACTGCTCGAAGAAAAACATGAGGAATATAAGGATGATGTGACTATGATTGTCCTTGATGTACCAGAATGAAAAAGTTTTTCTTTTTCTCTCTTTTCTTTGTTTTGTTTTTCTTTTTTGCTTTGGCTTCTCAATCGATTGTCAGTGTAAAACTACAAGAACTACGTTTTGGAATTCTTAGAGATCAACTGATGAATTACGAGCTCTCTTCTCAAACATTGAGAGAGCGATTGAAACAAATGTTCCTTTCCAAAGATGACTATATGTCTGAGGTAAAAGTCAACATTTTGGAATCGGGGATTATGAACTCCGAAACAGAAGGTTTGGACTTAAAGATGAGCTGGCAAGACCGTTTTGGTTTATATGTCATTAACTCGGTGCGTTTTTTAAATTTCAAACCAGCATTGGAGCTAGAGGAACAACAAAAAACCATCATTCGTTTGCAGTTTGCTTTCTACATGGAAAGAACAAGAAAGTATCCAATTGCTTCAAAAAAATACCAAGAGTTGGAAGAATCGATCACTTCTTCACTCTCTGATGAAATGGCTTTCACTCTTCTACACTACGGGTATTGTTTGGTGATGATGGGGGAGAGAGAAAAGGCCTTTCTCAAACTCACCAAAGCCATTGATTTATTTCCAGGAACTCACTATGCAGAGAACGCAAGCCTGCTCATTAGTTTTTTAGAAGAAGGTGAGAAGAAAAAAGAGGAACTCAAAAACAAAAAGAAGTCCCCGGAGGAATTGGCTTATTCTTTATTCCAAAGTGGAGACTATGAAGAAACCTTAAAAACCTTGGAAAACCTTCCTATACTTACTAAAGATCAATCCTATATCAAAGCTAGGGCAATGGAAGAATTAGGTAAAACTTCCAATGCAGTAAAAGAATACATTCAGCTCGTCAAACAAAAACAAAACAAAGAAGTCGCCATTAGGGCTAACAGACGTTTATTATTAATTGGAAATTTTTATCAAGAAAACAAATCACTTGTAGCCTTTTCTAAAGAAGAAGCAACGAAACTAGGTGATGCAAAAGCCGCAGAGAATATTGAAGAAGGAAAAAGTTTGGTTCTAAAACCGGTCATTATAGAAAAGGTGCTAAAATCTGAAACTGCGTCCAACCTTTCTGCAGAAGAAGCAAAAGAACTCAATCAAATCAAAGAAAACATTCGGGAGTCTCTCGAAGATTCCAAGGGTGAAACTACAAAATTAGCTACTGTTGTTTCAGAAGAAAAAATACCGCTAGTTGCAGAAACCCCAGAAGTGACCTTAAAAACTACCGAACAAACTCCTCCAGTCGTTATAAAGAAACAATTACCTCAAACTCCGTTAAAACTGAAAGTGAAGTTACGTGATGGAAGAGAAGTAGTTTGCGATGAAGTGCGGATTGAAGGAAACCTTGCTACACTGCAATTAGGTTCCTTTGGATTAAACCTACCATACGATTTGGTGGTTTCCGTCCAAGTTTCCGGGGATCGAGCTGGTATCGTAAAACTAATTACAGGTTCAGGAAGCCAAGTCGAATCAAGTCGTTGGATTCAAGATAGTTCTGGGGATTGGACTAAACCAAAATCACTAGAAGCGCCGGTCGTACGGGGAGAGGTGAAGTCCTTCCGGCTCTAAAAGAGAAACTAAGAATTTCTGAATTTAGGGAAGTTCAGATTCTCCGCCGAGGATCGTAAAGAATTTGTCCAAACTGGACAGTTTCAAAATTACCATAACATCCTGGCTAACATTGAGAAGAAAAAACTGCCCTTCTTCAGACTTAAGTTTCTTTTGAAGATTTGCAAGCAATGCAATTCCGGAGGAATCCAATAGTTTGATATTCACCATATCAATTGCTACTGATTCAGCCCGTCATCGATGATTTTGTGGAGTTCTTTTTTAAGTGCGGGTGCAGAATAAATATCGAGGGAACCCTCTAGAGTAACAACTGTATGATTTTTAACTTGTTTTGTTGTGAAATTCATTGAACTTCCTACTGGCACGTATACTATCTGTTTCGTTGCCAATTTTGTAAAGAATTTTTGTGGAAACTTGTCGCTTGAACCAATATACCATTTTAACTAGAAAAAACCCTAGGTTTGTAGCCTTTTTAAAACCAAAGTGATCGCTTGGTTGAAACCATCATAACCACCTTTGTCATATTCATTGAGTCCTTTATAATCCAAATCGCTCATGTCTAAGAGTAATTTCCTTAGTTCATGCTCTAAATAATCTTTTTTGATATAAGTAGTTTCGAAAGTTTTTGGATGCACTTCAGATATCGGACGAAATTTCCAAGAAATTTCGAATCTTTTTTAGGTTGAGATTTTAAGAAAAATACGAATCATAAGTGGCAGAGATAGCCGGGTTCGGCAAATACAATGGGCATTCCAATCAGCGTTCTAATACTCGAAAACGATTCTAATAGTGTATTTGACCTAGTAAGAGAGATGAAGGCCAACGGCCTAAGTCCTCTTTACCGAGTGGTGGAGACATTCCCATCCTGGGAAGCGACTGTCCACGAAGAAGACTGGGATGCCATCATCTGCAGCACGAGAGAACCATTCCACTCAGAAATTCCAATTTACCTACAATACTTAAATGATAAAAAAATTGATATCCCGGTAATT
Above is a window of Leptospira wolbachii serovar Codice str. CDC DNA encoding:
- a CDS encoding SpoIIE family protein phosphatase codes for the protein MNKSKIKTTNSLRFKIGLFYSLLALLNIIFFTVMIFENQSDLLLKNFQFQSENLANTILADIQTIGLSGERDESFEVFRKTLKLYEINKFTIFDVDGKNVLSEPESGPDVKEITEAVLKKTKEVSSDKEGNLFKARYSLDLNESDFTVDFLLPIRLSNNKEVFLFTHFNISSIQDRLKQLYIQVGYAVLWGIVFHIIFAILVYRAIFKRVGSLEIASKDMATGNLQSRVKWDFKSNDELDSLGKSFNLMAEEIQNKVTTITRLNEEINQELQIGKEVQELFLPSVKKYKKFNIGKLYRPMREVSGDLYQYFQFPEKDYYGFFLADASGHGVSAALVTVVMAMSLQAIMKENHSAIQAINQLGEVIANRLQASFFATGVFVVFEEPGVVKFVNAGHNAPFIIRPSTKEITYVDSSGPPLGMGDDIQYSLESFPVLPGDKIILYTDGVVETPIKEGGLFGLERFTEVVLENIHLSNAEIVEKAMALLEEKHEEYKDDVTMIVLDVPE
- a CDS encoding tetratricopeptide repeat protein, with the translated sequence MKKFFFFSLFFVLFFFFALASQSIVSVKLQELRFGILRDQLMNYELSSQTLRERLKQMFLSKDDYMSEVKVNILESGIMNSETEGLDLKMSWQDRFGLYVINSVRFLNFKPALELEEQQKTIIRLQFAFYMERTRKYPIASKKYQELEESITSSLSDEMAFTLLHYGYCLVMMGEREKAFLKLTKAIDLFPGTHYAENASLLISFLEEGEKKKEELKNKKKSPEELAYSLFQSGDYEETLKTLENLPILTKDQSYIKARAMEELGKTSNAVKEYIQLVKQKQNKEVAIRANRRLLLIGNFYQENKSLVAFSKEEATKLGDAKAAENIEEGKSLVLKPVIIEKVLKSETASNLSAEEAKELNQIKENIRESLEDSKGETTKLATVVSEEKIPLVAETPEVTLKTTEQTPPVVIKKQLPQTPLKLKVKLRDGREVVCDEVRIEGNLATLQLGSFGLNLPYDLVVSVQVSGDRAGIVKLITGSGSQVESSRWIQDSSGDWTKPKSLEAPVVRGEVKSFRL
- a CDS encoding STAS domain-containing protein; protein product: MVNIKLLDSSGIALLANLQKKLKSEEGQFFLLNVSQDVMVILKLSSLDKFFTILGGESELP
- a CDS encoding STAS domain-containing protein; the protein is MNFTTKQVKNHTVVTLEGSLDIYSAPALKKELHKIIDDGLNQ